One stretch of Amycolatopsis tolypomycina DNA includes these proteins:
- a CDS encoding ClpP family protease: MTQHTPEARTGTAGLNLTDSVFERLLQERIVVLGSEVNDEVANRITAQLLLLDADDAESDIRFYINSPGGSVTAGFAIYDTMQLIRPDVATYAMGMAASMGQFLLSSGTPGKRYALPHARILMHQPSAGVGGTASDIAIQADLFNKWKQELARITADQTGQTVEQIIKDGDRDRWFTAQEAKDYGFVDHVLTADIARPGSR; this comes from the coding sequence GTGACGCAGCACACGCCCGAGGCGCGGACCGGCACCGCAGGGCTCAACCTCACCGACTCGGTGTTCGAGCGGTTGCTCCAGGAGCGCATCGTCGTCCTCGGTTCCGAGGTCAACGACGAGGTCGCCAACCGGATCACCGCGCAGCTGTTGCTGCTCGACGCGGACGACGCCGAGTCCGACATCCGCTTCTACATCAACTCGCCGGGTGGCTCGGTCACCGCCGGGTTCGCCATCTACGACACCATGCAGCTGATCCGCCCGGACGTCGCGACCTACGCGATGGGCATGGCGGCCTCGATGGGGCAGTTCCTGCTCTCCTCGGGCACGCCGGGCAAGCGCTACGCGCTCCCGCACGCCCGCATCCTGATGCACCAGCCCTCGGCCGGTGTCGGCGGCACGGCGTCGGACATCGCGATCCAGGCCGACCTGTTCAACAAGTGGAAGCAGGAGCTGGCCCGGATCACCGCGGACCAGACCGGGCAGACGGTCGAGCAGATCATCAAGGACGGCGACCGCGACCGCTGGTTCACCGCGCAGGAGGCGAAGGACTACGGGTTCGTCGACCACGTCCTCACCGCCGACATCGCCCGTCCGGGCTCCCGCTGA
- the tig gene encoding trigger factor, whose product MKSTVEQLSPTRVKINVEVPFDELKPNFDRAYRKIAQQVRIPGFRPGKAPARVLESRIGRGPVLDEVVNEAIPAKYIEAVRANEVRTLGNPEFDVTKLEDRDVLEFTAEVDVRPEIELPDLDGFAITVDDVELTDAEVDEQLDELRARFGTLTGVERPAENGDFVSIDLSATVDGQAVEEASTSGLSYEIGSGQLVDGIDEAIVGATAGETKTFTTQLVAGEHAGKDAEVTVTVQSVKTRELPEADDEFAQMASEFDTIDELKNDLRERLGRVKKMQQGVQARDKVLDELLERTEVPIPEKVLDAEIENRKHDAIHPFDHDEAQFAQALEAEGRTLEEFDAETRTESEKAVRTQLLLDTIADKEEVSVNDGELTERIIYQAQRFGISPDEYVQRAQQSGQLTAIYADVRRGKALASVVRKATVTDGSGAEVDLSELFGTDEPATEETQVTDETAKTPAE is encoded by the coding sequence TTGAAGAGCACCGTCGAGCAGCTCAGCCCGACGCGAGTCAAGATCAATGTCGAGGTGCCGTTCGACGAGCTCAAGCCGAACTTCGACCGCGCCTACCGCAAGATCGCCCAGCAGGTGCGCATCCCGGGCTTCCGGCCCGGCAAGGCGCCCGCTCGCGTCCTGGAAAGCCGGATCGGGCGCGGCCCGGTGCTCGACGAGGTCGTCAACGAGGCCATCCCGGCCAAGTACATCGAGGCCGTCCGCGCCAACGAGGTCCGCACGCTCGGCAACCCCGAGTTCGACGTGACCAAGCTCGAGGACCGCGACGTGCTCGAGTTCACCGCCGAGGTCGACGTGCGCCCGGAGATCGAGCTGCCCGACCTCGACGGCTTCGCGATCACCGTCGACGACGTCGAGCTGACCGACGCCGAGGTCGACGAGCAGCTCGACGAGCTGCGCGCCCGCTTCGGCACGCTGACCGGCGTCGAGCGCCCGGCCGAGAACGGCGACTTCGTCTCGATCGACCTGTCCGCCACCGTCGACGGCCAGGCCGTCGAGGAGGCGAGCACCAGCGGGCTGTCCTACGAGATCGGCTCCGGCCAGCTCGTCGACGGCATCGACGAGGCCATCGTCGGCGCGACCGCAGGCGAGACCAAGACGTTCACCACCCAGCTCGTCGCCGGGGAGCACGCCGGCAAGGACGCCGAGGTGACCGTGACCGTCCAGTCGGTCAAGACCCGCGAGCTGCCCGAGGCCGACGACGAGTTCGCCCAGATGGCCAGCGAGTTCGACACGATCGACGAGCTCAAGAACGACCTGCGCGAGCGGCTCGGCCGCGTCAAGAAGATGCAGCAGGGCGTCCAGGCGCGCGACAAGGTGCTCGACGAGCTCCTCGAGCGCACCGAGGTGCCGATCCCGGAGAAGGTCCTCGACGCCGAGATCGAGAACCGCAAGCACGACGCGATCCACCCGTTCGACCACGACGAGGCCCAGTTCGCGCAGGCCCTCGAGGCCGAAGGCCGCACGCTCGAAGAGTTCGACGCCGAGACCCGCACCGAGTCGGAGAAGGCCGTCCGCACGCAGCTGCTGCTGGACACCATCGCCGACAAGGAAGAGGTCTCCGTCAACGACGGCGAGCTCACCGAGCGGATCATCTACCAGGCCCAGCGCTTCGGGATCAGCCCGGACGAGTACGTCCAGCGCGCCCAGCAGTCCGGCCAGCTGACCGCGATCTACGCCGACGTGCGCCGCGGCAAGGCCCTCGCCTCGGTCGTCCGCAAGGCGACCGTGACCGACGGCTCCGGCGCCGAGGTCGACCTCTCGGAGCTCTTCGGCACCGACGAGCCGGCAACCGAGGAGACGCAGGTCACCGACGAAACGGCGAAGACTCCGGCGGAGTGA
- a CDS encoding TetR family transcriptional regulator, which yields MKAVTHPAPASTRERLLDAAAGLIAGDGWTAVTMGKLAARVGVSRQTVYNELGSKAELAEALVLRETERFAERVTEVVAAHPGRPVDGVTAAFRQTLEAARANPLILIALGCPKGGSEDFLPLLTTRPEGVLERSVDTVAALFARCYPEVGLTRSEWTVAVEAFVRLLLSHLVQPSGSVAHASGQMRWVIGRMLGV from the coding sequence GTGAAGGCTGTCACCCATCCCGCCCCGGCGAGCACCCGGGAACGGCTGCTGGACGCGGCCGCCGGCCTCATCGCCGGCGACGGCTGGACCGCGGTGACGATGGGCAAGCTGGCCGCACGCGTCGGCGTCAGCAGGCAGACCGTCTACAACGAACTCGGCTCCAAGGCCGAGCTGGCCGAGGCGTTGGTGCTGCGCGAAACCGAGCGCTTCGCCGAGCGCGTGACCGAGGTCGTCGCCGCCCACCCCGGCCGCCCGGTCGACGGCGTCACCGCCGCGTTCCGGCAGACACTCGAAGCCGCCAGGGCCAACCCGCTGATCCTCATCGCGCTCGGCTGCCCGAAGGGCGGCAGCGAAGACTTCCTCCCGCTGCTGACCACCCGGCCCGAGGGCGTGCTCGAGCGCTCGGTCGACACCGTGGCGGCGCTGTTCGCGCGGTGCTACCCGGAGGTCGGGCTGACCCGCTCGGAGTGGACGGTCGCGGTCGAGGCGTTCGTCCGGCTGCTGCTCTCCCACCTCGTGCAGCCGAGCGGCTCGGTGGCGCACGCCAGCGGCCAGATGCGCTGGGTGATCGGCCGGATGCTCGGAGTGTGA
- a CDS encoding fatty acid desaturase: MPVVDTPPRGSRTSEIPSSSTTAAAGAPVPRAVPSPRIPLPRISVPTLLLFAGGAALWGAATWLLLTGIAPPVYTVPLHAIVTFTMFTVAHESAHHAAGKLTWVNEVLGRLAMPFVAVYAAFPLLRFVHSEHHRNTNADSHTDPDAWTSQGAWWSLPFRWLTIDFWYARFYTVRARHRPAAERAESVVLLSLAFAAAATLVACGHGRELLLGYVLPQRIGLAVLAWWFDWLPHHGLPAAKPRDKFGTTRVRVGLEWLMTPMMLFQNYHLVHHLHPAVPFYRYLRAWKDNRDAYLARDVPIITAWGRELTPAEYRAWRRLAGDLGEAEPCPGLPCPEPPGPRPPSRFHRLRVREVRPLTADAVAITLTVPPQLAAEFRFTPGQHVAVRAVVEGRPVRRTYSICAPAGAGELRIAVKRRPGGAFSGFATTALAAGDFLDVLPPSGAFTLTPDPARTAHYVALAAGSGITPVLSILVSALDAEPHSRATLLYVNTSGATTLFAAELSALAQRFGGRLHVVHYRTDERDPDLHAHRPRHFDAVGEALAISHERYQRGRLDGTRLRALLQNRLHPAKVDEWFLCGPRGLLELARRTLADADVPEENVHFELFRGAAPPPGPAGTPSRVAVTLGGTTTCVTAEAGETVLDAALRAGYQVPYSCTGGACGTCRATLLSGQVDMDVRYALTEDDVAASRILTCRSRATTPEVAVDYDRR, translated from the coding sequence ATGCCCGTCGTCGATACCCCGCCGCGCGGCTCCCGTACGTCCGAAATCCCGTCGTCCTCGACGACGGCGGCGGCGGGCGCGCCGGTCCCGCGCGCGGTGCCCTCGCCGCGCATCCCGCTGCCCCGGATTTCCGTGCCGACACTGCTGTTGTTCGCCGGCGGCGCGGCGCTGTGGGGCGCGGCGACCTGGCTGCTGCTGACCGGGATCGCGCCGCCGGTGTACACCGTGCCGCTGCACGCGATCGTCACCTTCACCATGTTCACCGTGGCGCACGAATCGGCCCACCACGCCGCAGGAAAGCTGACATGGGTCAACGAAGTGCTCGGCAGGCTGGCGATGCCGTTCGTCGCGGTGTACGCGGCGTTCCCGCTGCTCCGGTTCGTCCACAGTGAACACCACCGCAACACGAACGCGGACTCGCACACCGATCCGGACGCCTGGACGTCGCAGGGAGCCTGGTGGTCGCTGCCGTTCCGCTGGCTCACCATCGACTTCTGGTACGCGCGCTTCTACACGGTCCGCGCGCGGCACCGCCCGGCGGCGGAGCGGGCGGAGTCGGTCGTGCTGCTGTCGCTGGCGTTCGCCGCGGCCGCCACGCTGGTCGCCTGCGGCCACGGCCGGGAACTGCTGCTCGGGTACGTGCTGCCGCAGCGGATCGGGCTGGCCGTGCTGGCGTGGTGGTTCGACTGGCTGCCGCACCACGGGCTGCCCGCCGCGAAGCCGCGCGACAAGTTCGGCACCACGCGGGTGCGGGTGGGGCTGGAGTGGCTGATGACGCCGATGATGCTGTTCCAGAACTACCACCTGGTGCACCACCTCCACCCGGCCGTGCCGTTCTACCGCTACCTGCGGGCGTGGAAGGACAACCGGGACGCGTACCTGGCCCGCGACGTCCCGATCATCACGGCGTGGGGCCGCGAGCTGACGCCGGCGGAGTACCGCGCGTGGCGGCGGCTGGCCGGCGACCTCGGCGAAGCCGAGCCGTGCCCCGGACTGCCGTGTCCCGAACCGCCGGGACCCCGGCCGCCGAGCCGGTTCCACCGGCTGCGGGTGCGGGAGGTCCGGCCGCTGACCGCGGACGCCGTCGCGATCACCCTCACCGTCCCGCCGCAGCTGGCGGCGGAGTTCCGGTTCACGCCCGGCCAGCACGTGGCGGTCCGGGCCGTGGTCGAGGGCCGTCCCGTCCGCCGGACGTACTCGATCTGCGCCCCGGCCGGCGCCGGGGAGCTGCGGATCGCGGTGAAGCGGCGGCCGGGCGGGGCGTTCTCCGGCTTCGCGACCACGGCGCTGGCCGCGGGCGACTTCCTCGACGTCCTGCCGCCCTCCGGCGCGTTCACGCTCACCCCCGACCCCGCGCGGACCGCGCACTACGTGGCGCTGGCCGCCGGCAGCGGCATCACGCCCGTGCTGTCGATCCTGGTCAGCGCGCTGGACGCGGAGCCGCACAGCCGCGCAACGCTGCTGTACGTCAACACCTCGGGCGCGACGACGTTGTTCGCGGCGGAGCTGAGCGCGCTCGCCCAGCGGTTCGGCGGGCGGCTGCACGTGGTCCACTACCGCACCGACGAGCGCGACCCGGACCTCCACGCGCACCGGCCCCGGCACTTCGACGCGGTCGGCGAGGCCCTCGCCATCTCCCACGAGCGCTACCAGCGCGGCCGCCTCGACGGGACGCGGCTGCGTGCGCTGCTGCAGAACCGGCTGCACCCGGCGAAGGTCGACGAGTGGTTCCTGTGCGGGCCGCGCGGCCTGCTGGAGCTGGCCCGCCGCACCCTCGCCGACGCGGACGTCCCGGAGGAGAACGTCCACTTCGAACTGTTCCGCGGCGCGGCACCGCCGCCCGGCCCGGCGGGCACGCCGTCGCGGGTGGCGGTGACGCTGGGCGGCACGACGACGTGCGTCACCGCCGAAGCCGGCGAGACGGTGCTGGACGCGGCGCTGCGGGCGGGGTACCAGGTGCCGTACTCGTGCACGGGCGGCGCGTGCGGCACGTGCCGGGCGACGCTGCTGTCCGGCCAGGTCGACATGGACGTCCGGTACGCGCTGACCGAGGACGACGTGGCGGCGAGCCGGATCCTGACGTGCCGCAGCCGCGCGACGACGCCGGAGGTCGCGGTCGACTACGACCGCCGCTGA
- a CDS encoding sensor histidine kinase, with the protein MAARTDSPRPRRGRLSLRAKLTGSMVVLLTVVCLIVGVVSEFALDLFLTRQIDQQLSAAANRSLVFASNAQFSGPPPRDQGQHPLGQNVGTVSGTFSGRQLVHDDSISEHGGRLHLTAGQQAVMLSVPADGKPHTLSFDDLGEYRLMALPVAGTADVVVTGLPMKPVDDTLLTVGLILFGVAAAGVLGAAFLGAFAVRRTLRPLDRVAATAGRVTELPLDRGQVALSIRVPEGDTDPRTEVGQVGSALNLMLGHVAQALEARHDSEIRVRQFVADASHELRTPLAAIRGYAELAARGSALVPPDVAHSMGRIQSEAVRMTTLVEDLLLLARLDAGRPLDEREVDLTRLVADAVGDARVAGREHRWLLELPPDPVLVHGDVQRLHQVLANLLANARTHTPPGTTVVTALARSADGSAVLTVTDDGPGIAPDLLPDVFERFARGDSSRSRQAGSTGLGMAIASAVVVAHHGTIEVHSRPGRTEFAVRLPVAVPAQRVHSIGTTRPQLETGS; encoded by the coding sequence ATGGCCGCGCGAACCGACTCGCCACGTCCCCGCCGGGGGCGGCTCTCGCTGCGCGCGAAACTGACCGGCTCGATGGTCGTGCTGCTCACCGTGGTGTGCCTGATCGTCGGCGTGGTCAGCGAGTTCGCGCTCGACCTCTTCCTCACCCGCCAGATCGACCAGCAGCTCTCGGCCGCGGCGAACCGCTCACTGGTCTTCGCGAGCAACGCGCAGTTCTCCGGTCCGCCGCCGCGGGACCAGGGCCAGCACCCGCTCGGGCAGAACGTCGGCACGGTGAGCGGCACCTTCTCCGGCCGGCAGCTCGTCCACGACGACAGCATCTCCGAGCACGGCGGCCGGCTGCACCTGACCGCCGGCCAGCAGGCCGTGATGCTCTCGGTGCCTGCCGACGGCAAGCCGCACACGCTGTCCTTCGACGACCTCGGCGAGTACCGGCTGATGGCACTGCCGGTCGCCGGCACGGCCGACGTCGTGGTCACCGGCCTGCCGATGAAGCCGGTCGACGACACGCTGCTCACCGTCGGGCTGATCCTGTTCGGCGTGGCCGCCGCGGGCGTGCTCGGCGCGGCCTTCCTCGGCGCGTTCGCGGTCCGCCGCACCCTGCGTCCCCTCGACCGCGTCGCGGCCACGGCCGGGCGCGTCACCGAGCTGCCGCTCGACCGCGGCCAGGTGGCGCTGTCCATCCGGGTCCCGGAGGGCGACACCGACCCGCGCACCGAGGTCGGCCAGGTCGGCTCGGCGCTGAACCTGATGCTCGGCCACGTCGCCCAGGCCCTCGAAGCACGGCACGACAGCGAAATCCGGGTCCGCCAGTTCGTCGCGGACGCCAGCCACGAGCTGCGCACGCCGCTGGCCGCGATCCGCGGGTACGCCGAGCTGGCCGCCCGCGGCAGCGCGCTGGTGCCGCCGGACGTCGCGCACTCGATGGGCCGGATCCAGTCCGAGGCCGTCCGGATGACGACGCTGGTCGAAGACCTGCTGCTGCTCGCCCGGCTCGACGCGGGCCGCCCGCTGGACGAGCGCGAGGTCGACCTCACCCGGCTGGTGGCCGACGCCGTCGGCGACGCCCGGGTCGCCGGCCGCGAGCACCGCTGGCTGCTGGAGCTGCCACCGGACCCGGTGCTCGTGCACGGCGACGTCCAGCGCCTGCACCAGGTGCTGGCGAACCTGCTGGCCAACGCCCGCACGCACACGCCGCCGGGCACCACGGTGGTGACGGCGCTGGCCCGCTCGGCGGACGGCAGCGCGGTGCTCACGGTGACCGACGACGGCCCGGGCATCGCCCCGGACCTGCTGCCGGACGTCTTCGAGCGCTTCGCCCGCGGCGATTCGTCGCGCTCCCGCCAGGCCGGCAGCACCGGGCTGGGGATGGCGATCGCGTCCGCCGTCGTCGTCGCCCACCACGGCACGATCGAGGTGCACAGCAGGCCCGGACGGACGGAGTTCGCGGTGCGGCTCCCCGTGGCCGTGCCCGCACAGCGCGTGCACAGCATCGGCACAACCCGGCCCCAGCTGGAGACCGGAAGCTGA
- a CDS encoding ArnT family glycosyltransferase, translating into MTAVTSGASPRAGGFATRSPRKAAVATRETAVPPSVPARPSWHRPALAALLLGTAVLYLWGLGASGWANAFYSAAAQAGSQSWKALFFGSSDAANAITVDKTPAALWVMGLSARLFGVNAWSILVPQALMGVGSVWLLSTTVRRTSGPAAGLVAGLVLALTPAAALMFRFNNPDALLVLLLVAAAYCVVRAGEKASPRWLALAGVAVGFGFLAKMLQAFLVLPAFAVAYLVAAPVPLRGRLLHLLGALVSVLVSAGWYLAVVALWPAASRPYIGGSQTNSLWELVFGYNGFGRITGDEVGSVGGGAGRGWGTTGLTRLFGSEMAGGIAWLLPAALLALGAGLWFTRRAPRTDASRAALLVWGGWLLVTAAVFSYMSGIIHPYYTVALAPPVAALVGTAAVQLWRLRANPVASGLLSGGVAVTALTAYLLLSGSSWQPWLAPTVLVGGLLAAVALFFATHLTRGAASSVAVFSLVVALTGTGAYTLATAATTHSGAIPSAGPSSGFGDGRGFGGRGGGPGSLLSTTMPGASLTALLQQDASKYRWTAATVLSNAAAGYQLASGAPVMAVGGFNGTDPYPTLTQFQEYVASGQIHYFLGEGMTMQGNSGSDAAQEIAEWVASHYQSSTVDGVTVFDLTANA; encoded by the coding sequence ATGACCGCTGTGACATCCGGGGCTTCGCCCCGCGCCGGGGGCTTCGCCACCCGGAGCCCCCGAAAGGCCGCTGTGGCCACGCGCGAAACCGCCGTGCCCCCTTCGGTTCCTGCCCGCCCTTCGTGGCACCGGCCGGCGTTGGCCGCCCTCCTGCTCGGCACCGCCGTGCTCTACCTGTGGGGCCTCGGCGCCTCGGGCTGGGCCAACGCGTTCTACTCGGCGGCCGCGCAGGCGGGTTCGCAGAGCTGGAAGGCGCTGTTCTTCGGCTCCAGCGACGCGGCCAACGCGATCACCGTGGACAAGACACCGGCCGCCCTGTGGGTGATGGGGCTGTCGGCGCGGCTGTTCGGCGTCAACGCGTGGAGCATCCTGGTGCCGCAGGCGCTGATGGGCGTGGGCTCGGTGTGGTTGCTGTCCACGACGGTCCGCCGCACGTCCGGCCCGGCGGCCGGGCTCGTCGCCGGCCTGGTGCTGGCACTGACGCCCGCCGCGGCGCTGATGTTCCGGTTCAACAACCCGGACGCGCTGCTGGTGCTGCTGCTGGTGGCGGCCGCGTACTGCGTGGTGCGCGCGGGCGAGAAGGCGAGCCCGCGCTGGCTCGCGCTGGCCGGCGTCGCGGTCGGTTTCGGGTTCCTGGCGAAGATGCTGCAGGCGTTCCTGGTGCTGCCGGCGTTCGCCGTCGCGTACCTCGTCGCCGCGCCGGTGCCGCTCCGCGGGCGGCTGCTGCACCTGCTCGGCGCCCTGGTTTCGGTGCTGGTGTCGGCGGGGTGGTACCTGGCGGTGGTGGCCCTCTGGCCGGCGGCGTCCCGCCCCTACATCGGCGGCTCCCAGACGAACTCCCTGTGGGAGCTGGTGTTCGGCTACAACGGCTTCGGCCGCATCACGGGCGACGAGGTGGGCAGCGTCGGCGGCGGCGCGGGCCGCGGCTGGGGCACGACGGGCCTGACGAGGCTGTTCGGCAGCGAGATGGCGGGCGGCATCGCCTGGCTGCTGCCGGCGGCCCTGCTGGCGTTGGGCGCCGGACTCTGGTTCACCCGCAGGGCACCCCGCACGGACGCATCCCGCGCGGCCCTCCTGGTGTGGGGCGGCTGGCTCCTGGTGACGGCGGCGGTGTTCAGCTACATGAGCGGAATCATCCACCCGTACTACACGGTGGCACTGGCCCCGCCGGTCGCGGCCCTGGTCGGCACGGCGGCGGTCCAGCTGTGGCGCCTGCGCGCGAACCCGGTGGCATCCGGCCTGCTCAGCGGCGGCGTGGCGGTGACGGCACTGACGGCGTACCTGTTGCTGTCGGGTTCGTCGTGGCAGCCGTGGCTGGCCCCGACGGTCCTGGTGGGCGGCCTCCTGGCGGCGGTGGCCCTGTTTTTCGCCACCCACCTGACCCGCGGGGCGGCCTCGTCCGTGGCCGTGTTTTCGCTGGTGGTAGCGCTGACGGGAACGGGCGCGTACACACTGGCCACAGCGGCGACAACGCACAGCGGAGCAATCCCGTCGGCAGGCCCTTCGTCGGGCTTCGGCGACGGCCGCGGCTTCGGCGGCCGCGGCGGCGGCCCGGGTTCCCTGTTGTCGACAACCATGCCGGGCGCATCACTGACGGCGTTGCTACAGCAGGACGCATCCAAGTACAGGTGGACGGCAGCCACGGTGTTGTCGAACGCGGCGGCGGGCTACCAGCTGGCTTCGGGCGCGCCGGTGATGGCGGTGGGCGGCTTCAACGGGACGGACCCGTACCCGACGCTGACGCAGTTCCAGGAGTACGTGGCGAGCGGGCAGATCCACTACTTCCTGGGCGAGGGCATGACGATGCAGGGCAACAGCGGCTCGGACGCGGCCCAGGAGATCGCGGAGTGGGTCGCTTCGCACTATCAGAGTTCCACTGTGGACGGCGTAACGGTGTTCGACCTCACCGCGAACGCCTGA
- a CDS encoding helix-turn-helix domain-containing protein: MAPFEVRPALARRLRKLREEQWPDVGITQAQLAHALGGAKPLSISLISAWENTEKPVIPPVKRLNAYATLFATRRSVAGGVVRILPQEELMDDEQLRRKELLEELLLLREDHAGGSQRGTVDTWRFPDDEHVTIVCARLPEQLRKNLTYADPESADYVSLYTYADPDALIELYGHIRSVNPQNQVRFLTTEELTADDYTTHLVLLGGVDWNTVTRDLFGRVDFPVQQVGRNDDAEHGGFRVEQDGEVRLFGPQLDAQGRLLEDVAHFCRRLSPFNRLRTVTVCNGMYGRGTLGAVRALTDVRFRDRNQAYLQERFGGEESFSIISRVPVVSGRSLTPDWTLPGNRLHEWPEKATVGRS; this comes from the coding sequence GTGGCCCCGTTCGAGGTACGGCCGGCGCTCGCGCGTCGCCTGAGGAAGCTCCGGGAAGAGCAGTGGCCCGATGTGGGCATCACCCAGGCGCAGCTCGCCCACGCACTGGGTGGAGCCAAACCGCTGAGCATTTCGCTGATTTCCGCGTGGGAAAACACGGAGAAGCCGGTCATCCCGCCGGTCAAGCGGCTCAACGCGTACGCCACCCTGTTCGCGACACGTCGATCCGTCGCCGGCGGAGTCGTCCGGATCCTCCCCCAGGAAGAGCTGATGGACGACGAGCAGCTCCGCCGCAAGGAACTGCTCGAGGAGCTGCTGCTGCTCCGGGAGGACCACGCGGGAGGCTCGCAGCGGGGCACCGTCGACACCTGGCGGTTCCCCGACGACGAGCACGTCACCATCGTCTGCGCCCGGCTTCCGGAGCAGCTCCGGAAGAACCTGACCTACGCCGATCCCGAGAGCGCCGACTACGTGTCGTTGTACACCTACGCCGACCCGGACGCGTTGATCGAGCTGTACGGCCACATCCGATCGGTCAATCCGCAGAACCAGGTCCGGTTCCTCACCACGGAAGAGCTGACCGCCGACGACTACACGACGCACCTCGTCCTGCTCGGCGGGGTCGACTGGAACACCGTCACCCGTGATCTGTTCGGCCGGGTCGACTTCCCCGTGCAGCAGGTCGGCCGCAACGACGACGCCGAGCACGGCGGGTTCCGGGTGGAGCAGGACGGAGAGGTCAGGTTGTTCGGGCCCCAGCTGGACGCACAGGGCCGGTTGCTCGAAGACGTCGCGCACTTCTGCCGGAGGTTGAGCCCGTTCAACCGGCTGCGCACGGTCACGGTGTGCAACGGGATGTACGGCCGCGGCACGCTCGGCGCGGTTCGCGCCCTGACCGACGTCCGGTTCCGTGACCGCAACCAGGCGTACCTCCAGGAACGTTTCGGCGGCGAGGAGTCCTTCAGCATCATCAGCCGCGTGCCGGTGGTGAGCGGCCGCAGCCTGACCCCCGACTGGACCCTGCCGGGGAACCGGCTGCACGAATGGCCCGAAAAAGCCACAGTGGGCCGCTCATGA
- a CDS encoding Crp/Fnr family transcriptional regulator has protein sequence MESTGFWSALGPAERAKLTEVAAVRSYGRGDVLCREGDRADSVLFLRTGFARITSVTPDGREVLIGVRGAGDVIGELAVIDRGLRSATVTALEEVEALTVPAARFTALSRKEPGIAWCLALVLAERMRALGKQWLDIGGGTIPRRVAAQLMQLAVQHGVRHGVDVEVVIPGTQAELAMTAAISRESWVRATRELRARGVISTGRRKLTIHRITELRRLAR, from the coding sequence ATGGAATCGACCGGATTCTGGTCGGCGCTGGGGCCTGCCGAGCGTGCGAAGCTCACGGAGGTGGCGGCCGTGCGGTCGTACGGCCGCGGTGATGTGCTGTGCCGCGAAGGTGATCGCGCGGATTCGGTGCTGTTCCTGCGCACCGGATTCGCCCGGATCACCAGTGTCACTCCGGATGGACGTGAAGTGCTGATCGGCGTTCGCGGCGCCGGCGACGTGATCGGTGAGCTGGCCGTGATCGATCGTGGACTGCGGTCGGCGACCGTCACGGCTTTGGAAGAGGTCGAAGCCCTCACTGTGCCGGCCGCTCGGTTCACCGCGCTTTCCCGCAAGGAACCGGGGATTGCCTGGTGTCTGGCACTGGTGCTCGCGGAGCGGATGCGGGCGCTCGGGAAGCAGTGGCTCGACATCGGCGGGGGCACGATTCCCCGCCGGGTCGCCGCCCAGCTCATGCAGCTGGCGGTGCAGCACGGGGTGCGGCACGGGGTGGACGTCGAGGTCGTCATCCCGGGAACCCAGGCGGAACTGGCGATGACAGCGGCGATCTCGCGCGAGTCGTGGGTGCGGGCGACCCGCGAGCTGCGGGCGCGCGGCGTGATCAGCACCGGCCGGCGGAAGCTGACGATTCACCGGATCACCGAACTGCGCCGGCTCGCTCGCTGA